The stretch of DNA GGATCATTTCAGGGTCAACTCCGATCTTGGGATCCCCAAGGTGCTATTCGAGATCGGCGCCGAGGGAAAGACCCCCGCCCCGCGGGCCTGGCCGGGTTGCGATCCGGCCACCGCGTAGGTCCCCGTCCCGCGCACCCCGCCCTCAGGCCGCGGCCCGGCGCGGCAGCGCGGCGGCGCGGCCGCGCTGGAGCAGCACGATCAGCGCCAGAAGCGCCAGCGCCGGAATGAACATCAGGTACTTGCTGGGCTGGTCCAGCGGGCGCAGCACGCGCAGCACCTCCTGGTCCCAGTCAAGGCCCGCATCCTGCGCGGGGCTGCCGAAGGCCACGTCGTCGATGAAAAGCTGCTCGCCCTCGGTGCGGAACACAAGACCCGCCGCCTCCAGCTTTTCCTCGCCGGTGGCCCCTTCGGGCAGCGTCACGAGGGCCACGAACTCGATCGGGTCGCCGATCTCGTTCACGCCCGCGACACGGACCCGCAGCGCCTGCCCCGCGGGCGTGTTGCCCGCCGCTTCCGCGATCGAGGCCGGCGCCTCCTCGGCATAGGGCGGATAGATCATGTCCATCCAGAAGCCGGGCCGGAACAGGGTGAAGGCGATCAGCAGCAGCGCGATCGTCTCGTAGAACCGGTTGCGCGCGAGAAAGAAGCCCTGCGTCGCCGCCGCGAACAGCAGCATGGCAACGGTGGCGACCACGAAGACCAGGATGCCTTGCGCCCATGTCACGTCGATCAGCAGAAGCTGGGTGTTGAAGATGAAGAGGAACGGCAGCGCCGCCGTGCGCAGCGAGTAGAAGAAGGCCACCACCCCGGTGCGGATCGGATCGCCGCCAGAGACGGCCGCGGCCGCAAAGCTTGCAAGCCCCACGGGCGGCGTCACGTCGGCCATGATCCCGAAGTAGAACACGAACAGATGCACCGCGATCAGCGGCACGATCAGCCCGTTCTGCTGGCCGAGCGTCACGATCACCGGCGCCAGCAGCGCCGAGACGACGATGTAGTTGGCCGTGGTCGGCAGCCCCATCCCCAGGATCAGCGACAGGATCGCGGTCAGGAACAGGATGGCAAGGATATTGCCGCCCGACAGCACCTCGACCACGTCGGCCAGCGCCGAGCCGACGCCGGTCTGGCTGACCACGCCCACGATGATCCCGGCGGTCGCGGTGGCGATGCCGATGCCGATCATGTTGCGCGCGCCGGTCACGAGGCCGTCGAGCAGGTCCATGACCCCGCGGCGGATATTGGCCGCCACCTCGCCCTCGCCGCGCAGCAGGGCCATCAGCGGGCGCTGGGTCAGCAGGATGAAGATCATGAAGGCCGCCGCCCAGAAGGCGGACAGGCCGGGGCTCAGGCGGTCCACCATCAGCGCCCACACCAGCACCACCACCGGCAGGATGAAATGCAGCCCCGAACGGATCGTCGGCCCCGGCAGCGGCAGCTTGCTGACCGGCGCGTTCGGATCCTCCATCTTGAGCGGCGCCTCGCGCGAGGCGACCCACAGAAGCCCGACATAGACCGCGGTCAGGGCCGCGAAGATGATGTAGCCCGCCGTTTCCGGGAAGACGGGCCTGATCCAGCCCATGCCGTAATAGACCGCAAAGCTCAGCGCGCAGATCGCGGCGACGGTAAAGGCGATGCCGATCAGGCGCTGGACGATGGGCTTGGGCGTGTAGGCGCGCGGCAGCCCCTCCATCCCGGCCTTCATCGCCTCAAGATGCACGATGTAGACCAGCGCGATGTAGGAAATGGTGGCCGGCAGGAAGGCGTGCTTGACCACCTCGAAATATGAGATGCCGACATATTCGACCATCAGGAAGGCGGCGGCGCCCATGACGGGGGGCATGATCTGGCCGTTGACCGACGAGGCCACCTCGACCGCGCCCGCCTTTTCCGAGGAGAAGCCAACGCGCTTCATCAGCGGGATGGTGAAGGTGCCGGTCGTGACCACGTTTGCGATGGACGAGCCCGAGATCAGGCCCGTCATGGCCGAGGACACGACAGCGGCCTTGGCGGGCCCGCCGCGCATGTGCCCCATCAGCGAGAAAGCCACCTGGATGAAGTAGTTGCCGGCCCCCGCCTTGTCGAGAAGCGAGCCGAACAGCACGAAGAGGAACACGAAGGAGGTGGACACCCCCAGCGCGATGCCGAACACGCCCGATGTCGTGATCCAGTGGTGGTTGACCACCTCGCCCAGCGAGTTGCCCTTGTGCGCGATGATGCCGGGCATGTAGGGGCCGAGGAAGGTGTAGACCAGGAACACCGTCGCCACGATCATCAGCGCCGGACCCAGCGAGCGGCGCGCCGCTTCCAGCAGGATCAGAAGCCCCATCGCCGCGACCACGAAATCGCTCAGGATCGGCGCCCCGACCCGGCTGGAAATCGCGTCGCTGAAGAAGAACAGGTAAAGGCAGGTGCCCGCCCCGATGATTGCCAGCGCCCATTCCCAGGGCGCGACCCTATCCCTGGGCGAGCCCATCAGCACCGCGCCGGCAACCAGCAGACCCACCAGCGGGATCCACCAGATCGGCTCTCCGGGGCGGGATCCGACGATGAACAGCACCGACATGATCACCGGCACGCCGATGCCCAGCACAAGCTGCCCCGCGCTGCGCGCCGAAGGATAGGCTGCAAAGGCCAGGACAAGCGCAAAGGCAAGGTGGAAGGCGCGGGCGTCGGTATCGTTGAAGACGCCGAAATTCAGGATGAAGGGGATCGGAGAGGCGATCCAGAGCTGGAACAGCGACCAGGCCAGCGCGATCAGGAAGATCAGCCTGCCGACAAGCCCCGTCGGGTTGCGCCCGCCGGTATCGGCGGCGGCGACAAGGGCGTCGAGTTCTTCCTGCGTTGCCGCCCCGCGCGCCCCGCCTGATCCGTTGTCCGTCATGGCCGGCCCCCTCATCGCCCTGTTGGTTCGTGGGCGGTCTTCCGCATCGGATGCGGCGCCGCGTTCTTGCTGAGAAGCCCGCGGCCGAAACCGGCCGCGGGCAATCGTTCAGACCCCGGTCAGGAGGCGGGCAGCCAGCCGCGCTCGCGGTAGTAGCGCTCGGCGCCGGGATGCAGCGGGGCCGACAGACCCTGCGAGATCATGTCTTCCTCGACCAGGTTCTCGAAGGCCGGGTGCAGGCGCTTGAAGCGGTCGAAATTGTCGAAGACCGCCTTGACCACCTCGTAGACCACGTCCTCGTCGACGGTGGCCGAAGTCACGAAGGTCGCCTTCACGCCGAAGGTTTCCACCGGATCGGGGTTGCCGGCATACATGCCGCCCGGAATGGTCGCCTTGGCATAGAAGGGATTGTCCTCGACCAGCTTGTCGATGGCGGGACCGACCACGGGCACAAGCCGCGCATCCACGGTCGAGGTGGCTTCCTGGATCGACCCGTTGGGATGGCCCACGGTGTAGATGATCGCATCCACCTTGTTGTCACCCAGCGCCGCCGACTGCTCGGCCGGGTTCAGTTCCGAGGCGAGCGAGAAGTCGCTCATGGTCCAGCCGAGCGCGTCCAGCACCACCTCCATCGTGGCGCGCTGGCCCGAGCCGGGGTTGCCCACGTTCACGCGCTTGCCCTTCAGATCGTCGAAGGTGCCGATGCCGGCATCGGCGCGGGCGATCACGTTGAACGGCTCGCCATGCACGGAAAACACCGCGCGCAGGTCCGAGAACTGGTTGCCCTCGTATTCGGACGAACCGTTATAGGCATGGAACTGCCAGTCGGACTGGGCGACGCCCATGTCCATGTCGCCGGCCTTGATCGCGTTGATGTTGGCGATCGAGCCGCCCGTCGAAGGCGCGGTGCAGCGCAGGTTGTGATCCGCGGTGCCGCGGTTCACCAGCCGGCAGATCGACTGGCCCACGACGTAATAGACCCCGGTCTGGCCACCGGTTCCGATGGTGATGAACTTCTCCTGGGCCTTGGCGGCGCCGGCAGACATGGCAACGGCGCCCGCCAGTATGGCGGAAGTCAAAAGTTTCATGATTTCAGTCCTTTCTCCCGAATATCGACCCCTGTTGTGCCGCCCCTTCGCCGGGATCGGCGCGGGACGGTCATGTTTACTCGTGCCGCGTTCACTGCGCGGCTTTCATCCCTTTATCTTTCAACGCCTCTTCCAGCATGTCCAGCCCTTCGTGCAGATGAGCGTCGGCGATGGTCAGCGGCGCCAGAAGTCGGATCGTGTTGGCGTAGTAACCGCAGGACAGCAGGATCAGCCCGGCATCCAGCGCCGCCGCCGTCACCGCCTTTGTCGCATCCGGGTCCGGCTCGTGCCCGCCGCGTTCCCGGACCAGTTCGAAGGCGACCATCGCGCCCAGGCCGCGCACATCGCCGATGGGCCGCAGCGAGTTGGACTGGCGGAACTGGTGCAGGCGCTGGACCATGGTCTGGCCGATGGCGTCGGCGCGGGCGCAGAGCCCCTCTTCCTCGATCACGTCCAGCACGGCCAGCGCCGCGGCGCAGCTGATCGGGTTGCCGCCATAGGTGCCGCCCAGGCCCCCCGGCGCGACCGAGTCCATGACCTCGGCCCGGCCGATCACGCCCGAGATCGGGAACCCGCCGCCCAGCGCCTTGGCGATGGGGATGAGATCGGGCTCGATCCCGTAATGCTCGATGGCAAAGACCCGGCCCGTGCGCGCGAAACCGGTCTGCACCTCGTCCGCGACCAGGCAGATGCCATGCGCGGTGCAGATCTCGCGCAGCCGCTGCATGAAGGACAGCGGCGCCTGGTAGAAGCCGCCCTCGCCCTGCACCGGCTCGATCACGATGGCCGCCACCTCTGACGGGTCCATGTCCGCCTTGAACACATGCGCCAGCGCGCGAAGGCTGTCTTCCTCGGTGACGCCGTGATGCGGGATCGGGAACGGCACATGCGCGATGCCGGCGGCCGCCGGCATGCCGGGCGTGCGGTAAGGCACCGCCTTGCCGGTCATCGCCGTGGTCAGCTGGGTACGGCCGTGAAAGGCGCCGGTAAAGGCGATCACGCCCGACCGGCGGGTGTGGGCGCGGGCGATCTTGACCGCATTCTCGGTGGCCTCGGCCCCGGTGGTGAAGAAGACGCTGCGCGCGTCTGCGATGGGCGCCAGCGCGTTCAGCCGCTCGGCCAGCGCGACATAGCCCTCGTAGCCCGTCACCTGAAAGGCGACATGGGCGAAGCGGTCCATCTGCGCGGCCGCCGCCGCCATCACCTTCGGGTGCCGGTGCCCGGTGTTGGTCACCGCGATGCCGGAGGCGAAGTCGATGTAGCGCCGCCCCTCGATATCCCAGATCTCGCCGTTCTGCGCGCGGTCCACGAACACCGGCGAGGCGGTCGCCACCCCGCGCGGCACCGCCCTGTGCCGCCGGTCGAGCAGGTCGTGATTGCTGGTCATGTCCCTCATGTCCCCCAAGGAAACGCCGGGCTGGCGGCGGGCGGGGGCCGCGGACCCCGCGTCCGAGCGCCGCGCCCGGAACAAAATTATTGGAATCAGGCTACGACTGTTTAATATTTTAATCAAGATCGGCCGAAAGCCGGCATCCGGAACGAAAGGCCTACCCGAATGGACATGGATCTCGGCGCGAGGCTGAAGGCGTTGCGCACCGCGCGCGGCCTGTCGCAGCGGCAGCTGGCGGCGCGGGCGGGGGTGACGAACGGTCTGATCTCGCAGATCGAGCAGAACCGCACCAGCCCGTCGGTCGCGACGCTGAAGCGGATCCTCGAGGCGCTGCCGATCACGCTGTCGGATTTCTTCAGCGTCGAGGTGCAGGACCGCGACCGCATCTTCTACCGCGCCGCGGACTTGCGAAGGATCACGCCATCGCTGCCGGGTGGCGCCGGCGTCGTGTTCCGGCAGGTGGGCGACACGACGGGCCGCACGCTCCAGATGCTGCACGAGCGCTACGGCCCCGGCACGGACACCGGCATCGAGCTTTACAGCCACGAGGCCGAGGAGGCGGGGATCGTCGTCTCGGGCCGGATCGAGCTGACCGTCGGCACCCGCACCGAGACGCTGGGCGCCGGCGACGCCTACGCCTTCGACAGCCGCCTGCCCCACCGCTTCCGCAACACGGGCCAGGAGGACTGCATCATCATCAGCGCCTGCACCCCGCCGAGTTTCTGAGGAGGCTCGTCACAATCGCCTGCCGACGGGCTACGGCAACCTTGCAGAGTCGCCCGCATCCGCCCCTGAAACAAGATGAACGGGACAGGCCGCTCACCTGACCCGGTCACCACCGCCTTGGCCTCTTGCCGTCTGCAACAGTATCTTCAGGTCGAGCAGCACGGACCGCATGGCAATGTATCTTGCGTCGATCCGGGCAAGCTTCTCCGGGTCGCTCATGTCCACGCCGAGAACCTGGGCCAACCCCGTTACTCCGGGCTTCACGCGGAGGACACCTTTTTTCTGCCTCGCCTCGATGAGTTCTTCCTGCGATGGCAGGCAGGGGCGTGGACCGATCAGCGACATCTCTTGCCTGATGATGTTCAGCGCCTGCGGAAACTCATCCATCTTTGTTTTCCGAAGCACCCGACCGACTGCCGTTACATTATCAGCGGAAACCTGGTGCGTGGCGGCCTGAACGGTGTCTTCGCGCATCGTCCTGAACTTGAGACAGCGGAATATTCGACCATCGCGACCGACCCGCTCCTGCTTGAAGATTACAGGGCCCTTCGAATCCAGGCGGACAAGTGCGGAAACCGGCAGGTAGGCAAGAACCATCAGCATGATCGCCACAAGCGCGAAGCCGTGGTCGAGGCTCCAGCGAAAAAGAACGTAGACGAAGTTCTTGTCCTTGTCGTCCGAGAGCAGAAGGTCGTCGCCCTGGGTGTCTGACCAGTCAGCACGGTCAACGAGACCGGATAGAAGGGAAATGTCAGCCACAGGCTTCAGAGCAGACACGATTTCGAACACGATCCGCGCGATGGGCCCTGGAAGTCCATTCAACACCGCAAGCTTGCCCGCGTAGGTGTCTCCGTACACTGCCGGCAGATAGATCGTGTGGGAACGTATGCCTGAAACGCCGCGTAGCGTTTCGACCCCCATCCGCTTGCTCCTCGCGTAAGCCGAGGTGTTTCGCTCATCCAGAGCATGGAAGCTGGAAATGTTTACAAAATCCGGAATACCTGCAGCGCGGGCTGCCTTTGCCACCTCGCCGATGAACCTGCCGTTAACCTCGAGAAACTCCTGCTCCGAACGGTCAGCGTCGTTGTTGGCCACGGCAAGATGGATGATCGCGTCATAACCTGCGGCGAGTTCCTTCAGTTCTGCATATTCGCAGGCGCGGATCGACGGAAATCTTTCAATCACCGACGCCTTTTCGCGTCCCACGAGCAGCAGCGTGTGTCCCGCTTCCGCGAGGCGCGGCACAAGCATGCTACCGATGAACCCGGTGGCACCCGTGATCACGAGCTTTCTTGGTTTTCGCCCTGTCGAAACCTGCATCTAAGCCCGCTCTTTCCCTGGGTTACTGGCCGGGTGGCTCAAGCACCCGTAGGCGACTTGCAGCGAAGAGCAGATCAGCATGGCAGAAGATCAAGGGCAATACCGGTCAGCCATCGCCAGCCACCTCAAGCGAGAGCCCTATCCGCTCCATCTGCCTCGACCTGTGGATCATGCTGCGCACGATCCTGCCCAAAGGCTGACCCATCACGCCAAAGCGCGTGCGGGCGGATGGACGCAGGGCCGGGCAATGGCTAGGGTCATCGGATGATTTCGCGCGCGATTCAACGGCTTCGACCCTGTGGCGCCTGTGCCTTCCCTTGTCGGGGGGCGCGGTGAGCGTGGCCGTGGCGGGGCTGGAGATCGAACGGACCGGCGATGACGGTGGCGCGGTGCTCGCCTTTTCGGGGCCGCTCACGCTGGCCCGCGTGGCAGAGCTTCGGGCGCGGCGGGCGGCACTGCCTGCGCAGCTTGCGGAACTTGCGCTCGATCTTGGCGATGTCAGCGCCTTCGACACCGCGGGCGCGTGGCTCGTGATCGAGACGGCGAACCAGGCCGAGGCGCGGGGGGCAAGGGCGCGCATCATCAACGCCTCGCCCGAACAGGAGGCGCTGCTGGCGCTGGTGCGCGAAAGCTGGCCCGCGCCGGACGAGGAGGCCGCGCCCACACCAGGCATCATCGCCCTGCTCGAGCGGCTGGGCCGTGGCGTGCGCGCGGGCCTTGACGAGGGGGTGGAGCTTCTGGCGTTTCTCGGCCTTGTCATGGTGCGGCTCACGGGCGTGCTGATCCGGCCGTGGCGGCTGCGCGGCACCTCGCTTGTCCATCACATGCAGGCGGTGGGCTTCGACGCCATCCCGATCGTGGCGCTCATGTCGTTCCTGATCGGGGTGGTGCTGGCCTTTCAGGGCGCGGTGCAGCTGCGCCAGTTCGGGGCCGAGGTCTTCGTCGTGGACCTGATCGCCATTTCCATCCTGCGCGAGCTTGGCATCCTGCTGACCGCGATCATCGTCGCCGGCCGGTCCGGATCGGCCTTCACCGCCGCCATCGGCTCCATGAAGATGCGCGAAGAGGTGGACGCGATGCGCACCCTCGGGCTTGACCCGATCCTGGTGCTGGTGGTGCCGCGCGTCCTGGCGCTGATGCTGGTCCTGCCGATCCTGGGCTTCCTGTCGGACGTGATCGGCATCCTGGGCGGCGCGGTCATGGCCTGGGCAGAGCTGGGCGTCTCGCCGGGAATGTTCCGCACGCGGCTGATCGACTCGGTCGATGTCTGGCACTATGCCGTGGGCCTGATCAAGGCGCCCTTTTTCGCGCTGATCATCGGCATCGTGGGCTGCTACCAGGGCATGCAGGTGGGCGGCAACGCGGAATCCCTCGGGCGCCTGACCTCCAAATCGGTGGTGCTCGCCATCTTCCTCGTGATCGTCGCCGACGCCATGTTCTCGATCTTCTTCTCGCTGGTGGGGGTCTGATGGAGCCGCGCGAGACCATCATAGAAGTGCGCGGGCTGGTGAACCGCTTCGGCGATCATGTCGTGCATGACGGGCTCGATCTGGACGTCCATCGCGGCGAGGTGCTGGGCGTGGTCGGCGGTTCGGGCACCGGCAAGTCGGTGCTGCTGCGCTCGATCGTGGGGCTGATCCGTCCCGCCGCCGGGACCGTGCGCGCCTTCGGGCAGGACGTGACCGCAGGGCGGCAGAAGGGTGCGGCGGTGCAGACCCGCTGGGGCGTGATGTTCCAGGACGGTGCGCTCTTCTCGTCGCTGACCGTGCGCCAGAACGTCGAGGCGCCGATGCGCGAGTTGATGGACCTGCCCGCCGACCTGCGCCGGGGGCTGGCGGATCTCAAGATCTCGATGGTGGGGCTCAAGCCTGTCGCCCGGGACAACTACCCGTCCGAACTTTCGGGCGGCATGCGCAAGCGCGCGGGCCTTGCACGCGCGCTCGCGCTCGATCCCGAGATCGTTTTCCTCGACGAACCGACCGCCGGGCTCGACCCGATCGGCGCCTCGGAATTCGACGAGCTGATCCGCCGGCTTCAGCAGGCGATGGGGCTGACGGTGTTCATGGTGACCCATGACCTGGACAGCCTGCACGCGATCTGCGACCGCATCGCGGTGCTGGCGGAACGCAAGGTCCTTGTCACCGGCACCATGCGCGAGATGCTCGAGGTGGACCACCCCTGGGTCCACGAGTATTTTCACGGACCGCGCGCGCGCGCGGCCCAAGCCTCGGCCTGAAGGATACCCTGATGGAAACACGCGCCAACTTCGTTCTGATCGGCCTGTTCACGATCCTCGGGATCCTGGGCGCGCTGGGGTTCTTCGTCTGGCTGGCCAAGGTGCAGGTGGACCGTCAATACGCCTATTACGACATTCTCTTCCAGGACGTCTCGGGGCTGGGGCGTGCGGGCGACGTGCGCTACAACGGGCTGCCGGTGGGCCAGGTCGTCGATCTTGCGCTTGCCGCGAACGACCCCGACCGCGTGCGCGTCCGCATCGAGGTGGACGCCGACACACCCATCCGCACCGACACCATCGCCCAGCTTGCGGCCCAGGGCGTGACCGGCGTCGCCTATGTCAGCCTGTCGGGCGGCACGCCCGAGGCGCCGCTCCTGCGCGACACCACTGGCGGCATTCCCCTGATCGAGGCGGAGCGTTCGGCGTTGCAGGCCATCACCGAGGACGCGCCGAACCTGGTTGCCGAGTTGCGCAGCCTGCTCGAGAACCTGGAGACGCTGACCGGTGACGAGAACCGCGCCCGGGTCGGCAACATCCTGTCCAATGTCGAGCGGGCCTCGGGCGCCTTCGACACCGCGCTCGAGAATTTCTCCGAGATATCCGAGACGGTGTCCGCAGCGACCGAACAGATCTCGCTGTTCACCGACCGGCTGGAAAGCATCGGCGCGGCGGTCGAGACGACGCTCGGCAATGCGGACGTGACGCTGCGGGCCACCACGCGCACCCTCGAGGGGGCAGAGACGACGCTCACGGCGGCGACCGACACGCTGGGCAGCGTGCGCGATACCTTCGACAGCGCGAATGTCATCGTCTCGGAACAGGTGCCCGACCTGGTGGCCGAGGCGCGGGCGACGCTGAACGGGCTGGACGAAAGCATCACCGCCCTGCGCGCCGAGGCCGCCTCGACGCTATCGGGCTTCGGCGCGACGGCAACGGCCGCCAATGCCCGCCTGGCAGAGCTGGAGCGCACCATCGCAGGCGTGGACAGCCTGATGGCCGATGCCCGCAGCGCGGTGACGACCTTCGAGACGACGGCCCGCAACGTCGACACGCTGGTGACGGGCGAAGGCACGCAGTTGGTCCGTCGGGCCGGCGACACGCTGGCCCGGCTGGATGCGCCCATTGCCGCGCTGGAACGCATCGCGCAGGAAGATGTCCCGGCG from Halovulum dunhuangense encodes:
- a CDS encoding TRAP transporter permease: MTDNGSGGARGAATQEELDALVAAADTGGRNPTGLVGRLIFLIALAWSLFQLWIASPIPFILNFGVFNDTDARAFHLAFALVLAFAAYPSARSAGQLVLGIGVPVIMSVLFIVGSRPGEPIWWIPLVGLLVAGAVLMGSPRDRVAPWEWALAIIGAGTCLYLFFFSDAISSRVGAPILSDFVVAAMGLLILLEAARRSLGPALMIVATVFLVYTFLGPYMPGIIAHKGNSLGEVVNHHWITTSGVFGIALGVSTSFVFLFVLFGSLLDKAGAGNYFIQVAFSLMGHMRGGPAKAAVVSSAMTGLISGSSIANVVTTGTFTIPLMKRVGFSSEKAGAVEVASSVNGQIMPPVMGAAAFLMVEYVGISYFEVVKHAFLPATISYIALVYIVHLEAMKAGMEGLPRAYTPKPIVQRLIGIAFTVAAICALSFAVYYGMGWIRPVFPETAGYIIFAALTAVYVGLLWVASREAPLKMEDPNAPVSKLPLPGPTIRSGLHFILPVVVLVWALMVDRLSPGLSAFWAAAFMIFILLTQRPLMALLRGEGEVAANIRRGVMDLLDGLVTGARNMIGIGIATATAGIIVGVVSQTGVGSALADVVEVLSGGNILAILFLTAILSLILGMGLPTTANYIVVSALLAPVIVTLGQQNGLIVPLIAVHLFVFYFGIMADVTPPVGLASFAAAAVSGGDPIRTGVVAFFYSLRTAALPFLFIFNTQLLLIDVTWAQGILVFVVATVAMLLFAAATQGFFLARNRFYETIALLLIAFTLFRPGFWMDMIYPPYAEEAPASIAEAAGNTPAGQALRVRVAGVNEIGDPIEFVALVTLPEGATGEEKLEAAGLVFRTEGEQLFIDDVAFGSPAQDAGLDWDQEVLRVLRPLDQPSKYLMFIPALALLALIVLLQRGRAAALPRRAAA
- a CDS encoding TAXI family TRAP transporter solute-binding subunit, with protein sequence MKLLTSAILAGAVAMSAGAAKAQEKFITIGTGGQTGVYYVVGQSICRLVNRGTADHNLRCTAPSTGGSIANINAIKAGDMDMGVAQSDWQFHAYNGSSEYEGNQFSDLRAVFSVHGEPFNVIARADAGIGTFDDLKGKRVNVGNPGSGQRATMEVVLDALGWTMSDFSLASELNPAEQSAALGDNKVDAIIYTVGHPNGSIQEATSTVDARLVPVVGPAIDKLVEDNPFYAKATIPGGMYAGNPDPVETFGVKATFVTSATVDEDVVYEVVKAVFDNFDRFKRLHPAFENLVEEDMISQGLSAPLHPGAERYYRERGWLPAS
- the gabT gene encoding 4-aminobutyrate--2-oxoglutarate transaminase, with the translated sequence MTSNHDLLDRRHRAVPRGVATASPVFVDRAQNGEIWDIEGRRYIDFASGIAVTNTGHRHPKVMAAAAAQMDRFAHVAFQVTGYEGYVALAERLNALAPIADARSVFFTTGAEATENAVKIARAHTRRSGVIAFTGAFHGRTQLTTAMTGKAVPYRTPGMPAAAGIAHVPFPIPHHGVTEEDSLRALAHVFKADMDPSEVAAIVIEPVQGEGGFYQAPLSFMQRLREICTAHGICLVADEVQTGFARTGRVFAIEHYGIEPDLIPIAKALGGGFPISGVIGRAEVMDSVAPGGLGGTYGGNPISCAAALAVLDVIEEEGLCARADAIGQTMVQRLHQFRQSNSLRPIGDVRGLGAMVAFELVRERGGHEPDPDATKAVTAAALDAGLILLSCGYYANTIRLLAPLTIADAHLHEGLDMLEEALKDKGMKAAQ
- a CDS encoding cupin domain-containing protein, which translates into the protein MDMDLGARLKALRTARGLSQRQLAARAGVTNGLISQIEQNRTSPSVATLKRILEALPITLSDFFSVEVQDRDRIFYRAADLRRITPSLPGGAGVVFRQVGDTTGRTLQMLHERYGPGTDTGIELYSHEAEEAGIVVSGRIELTVGTRTETLGAGDAYAFDSRLPHRFRNTGQEDCIIISACTPPSF
- a CDS encoding sugar transferase; this translates as MQVSTGRKPRKLVITGATGFIGSMLVPRLAEAGHTLLLVGREKASVIERFPSIRACEYAELKELAAGYDAIIHLAVANNDADRSEQEFLEVNGRFIGEVAKAARAAGIPDFVNISSFHALDERNTSAYARSKRMGVETLRGVSGIRSHTIYLPAVYGDTYAGKLAVLNGLPGPIARIVFEIVSALKPVADISLLSGLVDRADWSDTQGDDLLLSDDKDKNFVYVLFRWSLDHGFALVAIMLMVLAYLPVSALVRLDSKGPVIFKQERVGRDGRIFRCLKFRTMREDTVQAATHQVSADNVTAVGRVLRKTKMDEFPQALNIIRQEMSLIGPRPCLPSQEELIEARQKKGVLRVKPGVTGLAQVLGVDMSDPEKLARIDARYIAMRSVLLDLKILLQTARGQGGGDRVR
- a CDS encoding ABC transporter permease; the protein is MSVAVAGLEIERTGDDGGAVLAFSGPLTLARVAELRARRAALPAQLAELALDLGDVSAFDTAGAWLVIETANQAEARGARARIINASPEQEALLALVRESWPAPDEEAAPTPGIIALLERLGRGVRAGLDEGVELLAFLGLVMVRLTGVLIRPWRLRGTSLVHHMQAVGFDAIPIVALMSFLIGVVLAFQGAVQLRQFGAEVFVVDLIAISILRELGILLTAIIVAGRSGSAFTAAIGSMKMREEVDAMRTLGLDPILVLVVPRVLALMLVLPILGFLSDVIGILGGAVMAWAELGVSPGMFRTRLIDSVDVWHYAVGLIKAPFFALIIGIVGCYQGMQVGGNAESLGRLTSKSVVLAIFLVIVADAMFSIFFSLVGV
- a CDS encoding ABC transporter ATP-binding protein gives rise to the protein MEPRETIIEVRGLVNRFGDHVVHDGLDLDVHRGEVLGVVGGSGTGKSVLLRSIVGLIRPAAGTVRAFGQDVTAGRQKGAAVQTRWGVMFQDGALFSSLTVRQNVEAPMRELMDLPADLRRGLADLKISMVGLKPVARDNYPSELSGGMRKRAGLARALALDPEIVFLDEPTAGLDPIGASEFDELIRRLQQAMGLTVFMVTHDLDSLHAICDRIAVLAERKVLVTGTMREMLEVDHPWVHEYFHGPRARAAQASA
- a CDS encoding MCE family protein — encoded protein: METRANFVLIGLFTILGILGALGFFVWLAKVQVDRQYAYYDILFQDVSGLGRAGDVRYNGLPVGQVVDLALAANDPDRVRVRIEVDADTPIRTDTIAQLAAQGVTGVAYVSLSGGTPEAPLLRDTTGGIPLIEAERSALQAITEDAPNLVAELRSLLENLETLTGDENRARVGNILSNVERASGAFDTALENFSEISETVSAATEQISLFTDRLESIGAAVETTLGNADVTLRATTRTLEGAETTLTAATDTLGSVRDTFDSANVIVSEQVPDLVAEARATLNGLDESITALRAEAASTLSGFGATATAANARLAELERTIAGVDSLMADARSAVTTFETTARNVDTLVTGEGTQLVRRAGDTLARLDAPIAALERIAQEDVPAVMADIRGAVATANDTITTLGADVSQLSRRVGPLTDDAAAAIAAATRTFSDASDTLSRLESTMDGVDATLATADSAFATADRILTEEAAPTAESLRRSLAAFDGAMADISADLPAITAELRAMLERASGMITSVEGAVATASPALQEFARAGLPQYALLAREARELVTILERLSIRFERDPTRFLFGNNPPELRR